In the genome of Photobacterium sp. TLY01, one region contains:
- the glmS gene encoding glutamine--fructose-6-phosphate transaminase (isomerizing): MCGIVGAVAQRDVAGILIEGLRRLEYRGYDSAGVAVVGSDKTLQRVRRLGKVQELADAVAASPLSGGTGIAHTRWATHGEPSETNAHPHVSGEHIAIVHNGIIENHESLRAVLTERGYTFVSQTDTEVIAHLVDWELRSADSLLQAVQKTVSQLEGAYGTVVMDSRDPSRIVVARSGSPLVIGYGVDEHFVASDQLALLPVTRRFAFLEEGDVAEVTRFAVNIFDKQGEPVEREIKESEVSHDAGDKGQYRHYMLKEIYEQPIALQRTMEGRLKNGQVLASAFGEDAADLLQKVKHVQIIACGTSYHAGLVARYWLEQWAGVSCNVEIASEFRYRKSHVYENSLLVTLSQSGETADTLAALRLAKEMGYMASLTICNVPGSSLVRESDLAYMMKAGAEIGVASTKAFTVQLAGLLMLVGAIGRGNQTMDAAQEAQLVAALQSLPAKIEQTLAMADDIEALAEDFADKHHALFLGRGEQSPIAMEGALKLKEISYIHAEAYAAGELKHGPLALIDADMPVIVVAPNNELLEKLKSNVEEVRARGGLMYVFADVNAHFASDDTMTVLNVPHCDEFIAPILYTLPLQLLSYYVALIKGTDVDQPRNLAKSVTVE, from the coding sequence ATGTGTGGAATCGTCGGGGCGGTTGCCCAACGTGATGTGGCTGGCATTCTGATTGAAGGTCTGCGCCGTCTGGAATACCGGGGGTATGATTCTGCCGGTGTGGCCGTGGTCGGCAGCGATAAGACACTGCAGCGTGTCCGCCGTCTGGGTAAGGTACAGGAGCTGGCTGACGCCGTGGCTGCCAGTCCTCTGTCAGGCGGCACTGGCATTGCCCATACGCGCTGGGCGACACACGGTGAACCTTCCGAAACCAATGCGCATCCTCATGTGTCCGGCGAGCACATCGCGATAGTTCATAACGGCATCATTGAGAATCACGAATCGCTGCGTGCGGTGCTCACCGAACGCGGCTACACCTTCGTGTCACAGACAGATACCGAAGTGATTGCTCACCTGGTGGACTGGGAGCTGCGCAGCGCCGACAGCCTGCTGCAAGCGGTGCAGAAGACAGTGTCCCAGCTCGAAGGCGCCTACGGCACCGTCGTGATGGACAGTCGTGATCCGAGCCGGATTGTGGTGGCCCGCTCCGGCAGCCCGCTGGTGATCGGCTATGGTGTTGATGAGCACTTTGTTGCCTCCGACCAGCTGGCCCTGTTGCCGGTGACCCGCCGTTTTGCGTTCCTGGAAGAAGGGGATGTCGCGGAAGTGACCCGTTTTGCCGTCAACATCTTCGATAAGCAGGGTGAGCCGGTTGAGCGCGAGATCAAAGAATCGGAAGTATCACACGATGCCGGTGACAAAGGTCAGTACCGCCATTACATGCTGAAAGAAATTTATGAGCAGCCCATTGCCCTGCAACGTACGATGGAAGGTCGCCTGAAAAATGGCCAAGTCCTGGCTTCCGCCTTTGGAGAAGATGCCGCAGACTTGCTGCAGAAAGTGAAACATGTCCAGATCATTGCGTGCGGGACCAGTTATCACGCCGGTCTGGTGGCACGATACTGGCTGGAGCAGTGGGCCGGTGTGTCGTGCAATGTCGAGATTGCTTCCGAGTTCCGTTACCGTAAATCTCACGTGTATGAAAACAGTCTGCTGGTCACCCTGTCTCAGTCCGGTGAAACCGCTGATACCCTGGCCGCGCTGCGTCTGGCCAAGGAAATGGGTTATATGGCCAGCCTGACCATCTGCAACGTCCCCGGCTCGTCGTTGGTGCGTGAATCCGATCTGGCTTACATGATGAAAGCCGGGGCGGAGATCGGTGTGGCCTCCACCAAAGCCTTTACCGTCCAGCTGGCCGGTTTGTTGATGCTGGTGGGAGCGATTGGCCGCGGTAATCAGACAATGGATGCAGCTCAGGAAGCTCAGTTGGTGGCCGCGCTGCAAAGCCTGCCGGCCAAAATTGAGCAGACGCTGGCCATGGCTGATGATATTGAAGCGCTGGCAGAAGATTTTGCCGACAAGCACCACGCCCTGTTCCTGGGCCGCGGTGAGCAGTCGCCGATTGCGATGGAAGGTGCGCTCAAGCTCAAAGAGATCTCCTACATCCATGCAGAAGCCTATGCTGCCGGTGAGCTGAAACACGGCCCGCTGGCCCTGATTGATGCTGACATGCCTGTGATTGTGGTGGCGCCGAACAACGAGCTGCTGGAAAAACTCAAGTCGAATGTTGAGGAAGTGCGTGCCCGTGGCGGCCTGATGTATGTATTTGCCGATGTGAATGCCCACTTCGCCAGCGATGACACCATGACGGTACTCAACGTGCCGCATTGTGACGAGTTTATCGCCCCGATCCTCTACACCCTGCCGTTGCAGTTGCTGTCTTACTATGTGGCGCTGATCAAAGGCACGGATGTTGACCAGCCGCGCAACCTGGCTAAATCGGTGACCGTAGAATAA
- a CDS encoding DeoR/GlpR family DNA-binding transcription regulator codes for MSKRNTQQRRHAIVALVNEQGEVSVDALAHQFATSEVTIRKDLAALEKTGLLLRRYGGAIAMPSEIVAAGHEPEVSIRKQAIAQAAAARIRDHNRIIIDSGSTTAALIGLLGDKQGLIVMTNSLNVANALNELENEPTLLMTGGTWDPHSEAFQGQVAESVLRSYDFDQLFIGADGIDITRGTTTFNELIGLSRVMAEVSREVVVMVESSKIGRKIPNLELPWQSISTLITDEGLDSAAKAEIEQQGVQVICAAAKV; via the coding sequence ATGTCGAAACGAAACACCCAGCAGAGACGCCACGCCATTGTTGCTCTGGTCAATGAACAGGGCGAAGTCAGTGTCGATGCACTGGCGCATCAATTTGCCACTTCCGAAGTGACGATTCGTAAAGATCTTGCTGCCTTAGAGAAAACCGGTCTGTTGCTGCGCCGTTATGGCGGCGCGATTGCCATGCCTTCAGAGATTGTGGCGGCGGGTCATGAACCAGAAGTTTCGATTCGAAAGCAAGCGATCGCTCAGGCCGCCGCCGCCCGTATCCGCGATCATAACCGCATTATCATCGACAGTGGCAGTACCACGGCTGCACTGATTGGTCTGCTCGGTGACAAGCAGGGTCTGATCGTGATGACCAATTCACTCAATGTTGCCAATGCCCTCAATGAGCTGGAAAACGAGCCGACCCTGCTGATGACGGGCGGCACCTGGGATCCGCATTCCGAGGCGTTTCAGGGCCAGGTCGCCGAGTCTGTCCTGCGATCCTATGATTTTGACCAGCTGTTTATCGGTGCCGACGGCATTGATATCACGCGCGGTACCACCACCTTCAATGAACTGATCGGCCTGAGCCGGGTGATGGCGGAAGTCTCCCGTGAAGTGGTGGTCATGGTCGAATCGAGCAAAATTGGCCGAAAAATCCCCAATCTTGAACTGCCGTGGCAGAGCATCAGTACCTTGATCACCGATGAAGGTCTGGATTCGGCCGCAAAAGCAGAAATCGAACAGCAAGGGGTGCAGGTGATCTGCGCCGCCGCCAAAGTATAA
- the glmU gene encoding bifunctional UDP-N-acetylglucosamine diphosphorylase/glucosamine-1-phosphate N-acetyltransferase GlmU, protein MSFSAVILAAGKGTRMYSALPKVLHTLAGKPMVKHVIDTCSDLGAANIHLVYGHGGELMQARLAEESVNWVLQAEQLGTGHAVNQASGELGDDEQVLILYGDVPLISGETLEKLLEAQPEGGIGLLTVLLDDPTGYGRIVRENEAVVAIVEQKDATQAQQQIREINTGVMVANGGDLKRWLSQLKNDNAQGEYYLTDVIAMAHAEGRHIQAVHPALAVEVEGVNNRLQLARLERAYQSLQAERLLVQGVMLRDPARFDLRGTLQCGQDVEIDVNVIIEGNVTLGDNVVIGAGSVLIDCEIDDNTLVRPYSIIEGATVGEDCTVGPFTRLRPGAELVGDSHVGNFVEMKQSRLGKGSKASHLTYLGDAQIGDRVNIGAGTITCNYDGANKFRTEIEDDVFVGSDTQLIAPVKIGKGATIGAGATINRDVGEGELVITRVPARTIKGWKRPEKQK, encoded by the coding sequence ATGAGCTTCAGCGCTGTGATCCTGGCCGCGGGTAAAGGCACCCGCATGTATTCTGCTCTGCCGAAAGTACTGCATACGCTGGCAGGTAAGCCGATGGTAAAACACGTAATCGACACTTGCAGTGATTTGGGGGCTGCAAATATTCATCTGGTGTATGGCCATGGTGGTGAACTGATGCAGGCACGTCTGGCGGAAGAATCTGTCAATTGGGTGCTTCAGGCTGAGCAGCTTGGCACCGGTCATGCCGTGAATCAGGCATCGGGCGAATTGGGGGATGATGAGCAGGTCCTGATCCTCTATGGCGATGTCCCTCTGATCAGTGGCGAAACCCTGGAGAAATTACTCGAGGCCCAGCCGGAAGGCGGCATTGGCCTGCTGACGGTGCTGCTGGATGATCCAACCGGTTATGGCCGCATTGTGCGTGAAAATGAGGCGGTCGTTGCCATCGTCGAGCAAAAAGACGCGACGCAAGCCCAGCAGCAAATTCGTGAAATCAATACCGGTGTGATGGTGGCCAATGGCGGTGATCTCAAGCGTTGGCTGAGCCAGCTGAAAAACGACAATGCGCAGGGCGAATACTATCTGACCGATGTGATTGCCATGGCCCATGCGGAAGGCCGTCATATCCAGGCGGTGCACCCGGCGTTAGCCGTTGAAGTGGAAGGCGTGAATAACCGCCTGCAACTGGCGCGTCTTGAGCGTGCTTACCAGTCTCTTCAGGCTGAGCGTTTGCTGGTTCAGGGCGTGATGCTGCGTGATCCGGCGCGTTTTGATTTGCGCGGCACCCTGCAATGCGGCCAGGATGTCGAAATTGATGTCAATGTCATCATCGAAGGCAATGTTACCCTGGGCGACAATGTGGTGATCGGGGCGGGTTCGGTACTGATTGACTGCGAAATCGATGATAACACCCTGGTTCGCCCTTACAGCATTATCGAAGGGGCCACGGTCGGCGAAGACTGTACTGTGGGACCATTTACCCGTCTGCGCCCGGGCGCTGAGCTGGTGGGGGATTCCCATGTCGGTAACTTTGTCGAAATGAAGCAGTCCCGTCTCGGCAAAGGCTCTAAGGCCAGTCATCTGACCTACCTGGGTGATGCGCAGATTGGTGATCGGGTCAATATCGGCGCCGGTACCATCACCTGCAATTATGACGGCGCCAATAAGTTCCGGACTGAAATCGAAGATGATGTTTTTGTCGGCTCAGACACGCAGCTGATCGCCCCGGTGAAAATCGGTAAGGGGGCGACTATCGGGGCCGGTGCGACTATTAACCGTGATGTCGGTGAGGGTGAGTTAGTGATCACTCGTGTTCCGGCCAGGACCATCAAAGGCTGGAAGCGTCCGGAAAAGCAAAAATAA
- a CDS encoding F0F1 ATP synthase subunit epsilon, translated as MAAITFHLDVVSAEKSLFSGRAENIQVTGSEGELGIHAGHTPLLTAITPGMVRIVKQHGGEEVIYLSGGMLEVQPGAVTVLADTAIRGVDLDAAKAEEAKRQAEERIHNQHGDIDFAQAASDLAKAIAQLRVIELTKRKR; from the coding sequence ATGGCAGCGATAACTTTCCATCTGGACGTAGTAAGCGCGGAAAAGAGTCTTTTCTCTGGCCGTGCTGAAAACATCCAGGTGACCGGTAGCGAAGGTGAACTGGGTATTCACGCAGGCCACACCCCGCTGCTGACCGCTATCACGCCAGGAATGGTTCGGATCGTGAAACAACACGGTGGCGAGGAAGTCATTTACCTCTCCGGTGGTATGCTGGAAGTACAACCGGGTGCAGTGACTGTCCTGGCTGATACGGCAATCCGTGGTGTTGATCTGGACGCAGCCAAGGCTGAAGAAGCGAAACGTCAGGCTGAGGAGCGTATCCACAATCAGCATGGCGACATCGACTTCGCCCAAGCGGCCAGTGACCTGGCTAAAGCAATCGCACAGCTGCGAGTGATCGAGCTGACCAAGCGGAAGCGTTAA